One Bombus vancouverensis nearcticus chromosome 7, iyBomVanc1_principal, whole genome shotgun sequence DNA window includes the following coding sequences:
- the LOC117155516 gene encoding uncharacterized protein LOC117155516 produces MSYTKFNFSFYITCCCLSLGLVNANAQTSSKNFFAEQLTEENWDRMLIGEWMVEFYAPWCPACKTLEPIWEHLAAQKESLNINVGKVDVTDSPGLSGRFMVTALPTIYHVKNGIFRQYKSPRDKDSLIEFVSEKTWEKIEPIPGWKSPTSIQMSVIGQFFQISQVLRGIHNRFMEDFGLPTWGSYLIIAIATIVSGAILGLFIVCLIDFIYPPKPVVLQNKKKQKDGSGGFMQEKSIRDEEIVEHVKDDLVDEESEQEGSETEEKEKDADKDSKTEPSSPNVRKRKPRKADYKSVFISYRAVMAKANMVKNIKKRSASVSEITEKKAETSGYLNKDFKKKKTENGTVQNGQPNKQITKNSSKKFKNEKKNNDLGIVQNPKKKETNEFSLQNSKKKTLSTAELLKLRQEYRKKRKENRLSQTYLLPSNLSVEDIKKRIGLIEKREELTRSAKRKLAALKKRLRVEEGVGKVEKGKNEKPEIVKQKQMQNAKSMQEKVDVKSNKESKKRNAKESKTLLKQKNEENDDNDEEDEENEDDIEIDDELSEDDDGTDVEEGDEDDDDDDDNDDDDEEEEEEEDDDDDDDDDDDDDGDEEEKGENKNNEQEKDNEIKKSNVQKGKGKSANVEEDGKKKRYVLFVGNLPYNITNEELKKHFLTKVSEVVDIRIPRKDANTARGFAYVELASNTDYEKALSLNHSFVDGRRINVQYSGPDRKTAVAKNFKLHALQKAGKFAGGRNRYNQKYANNKGKQNMRTVKT; encoded by the exons ATGTCGTACActaaattcaatttttcattttatatcacATGCTGTTGCTTATCTTTGGGTCTCGTAAATGCAAATGCTCAGACATCGTCGAAGAACTTTTTCGCTGAACAACTTACCGAAGAAAATTGGGATCGTATGCTCATCGGAGAATGGATGGTGGAATT CTATGCTCCATGGTGTCCTGCTTGTAAAACATTGGAACCAATTTGGGAACATCTTGCTGCACAAAAGGAAAGTTTAAATATCAATGTAGGAAAAGTTGATGTGACTGATTCTCCAGGACTTAGCGGAAGGTTTATGGTTACAGCTTTGCCAACAATATATCa tgttaaaaatggtatatttaGGCAGTATAAGAGCCCTAGAGATAAAGATTCATTAATTGAATTTGTGTCTGAGAAAACTTGGGAAAAGATTGAACCAATTCCTGGCTGGAAAAGTCCAACATCTATTCAGATGTCTGTTATTGGTCAATTCTTTCAAATCTCACAAGTATTGCGG GGAATACACAATAGGTTTATGGAAGATTTTGGATTACCTACATGGGGAAGTTACTTGATTATTGCCATTGCTACCATTGTCTCGGGTGCAATATTGGGATTG TTTATCGTTTGCTTGATTGATtttatatatccaccgaaaccTGTGGTGCTTcaaaacaaaaagaaacaaaaagatgGATCAGGTGGATTTATGCAAGAGAAAAGTATACGGGATGAAGAAATTGTTGAACATGTTAAGGATGATTTAGTAGATGAGGAATCAGAGCAAGAGGGATCAGagacagaagaaaaagaaaaagatgcaGATAAAGATTCCAAAACTGAACCAAGCAGTCCAAATGTTCGTAAACGTAAGCCACGTAAAGCTGATTA CAAATCAGTATTTATATCATATAGGGCAGTAATGGCTAAAGCAAATAtggttaaaaatataaaaaaacgaTCAGCGAGCGTGTCTGAGATAACTGAAAAAAAAGCAGAAACATCAGGATATCTCAATaaagattttaagaagaaaaaaacagaaaatgGAACTGTGCAAAATGGACAACCAAATAAGCAAATTACTAAGAATTCAtctaagaaatttaaaaatgaaaagaaaaataatgattTAGGAATTGTTCAAAATCCtaagaaaaaggaaacaaatgAATTTAGTTTGCAAAATAGTAAGAAGAAAACATTAAGTACAGCGGAACTATTGAAATTGAGACAAGAATACCGTAAGAAACGTAAAGAAAATAGATTGTCGCAAACATATTTGTTACCATCTAATTTATCTGTTGAAGACATAAAAAAGAGAATTGGATTAATAGAAAAACGAGAGGAACTCACAAGAAGTGCTAAGAGGAAACTAGCAGCACTTAAAAAAAGGTTACGGGTAGAGGAGGGAGTAGGCAAGGTAGAAAAGGGAAAGAATGAAAAGCCAGAAATTGTGAAACAAAAACAAATGCAAAATGCAAAGTCGATGCAGGAGAAAGTGGATGTGAAATCAAATAAAGAGAGTAAAAAGAGAAATGCTAAAGAAAGTAAAACTCTTTTAAagcaaaaaaatgaggaaaatgaTGACAATGATGAAGAAGATGAGGAAAATGAAGATGATATTGAGATAGATGATGAATTAAGTGAAGATGATGATGGAACTGATGTAGAAGAAGGTGATGAGgatgatgacgatgacgacgacaacgatgatgatgatgaagaagaagaagaagaagaagatgatgatgatgatgatgatgatgacgacgacgacgatggcgATGAGGAAGAAAAGGGTGAAAACAAGAATAACGAACAAGAAAAAGATAATGAAATCAAAAAAAGTAATGTacaaaaaggaaaagggaaatCTGCAAATGTAGAAGAAGATGGCAAGAAGAAAAGATATGTCCTTTTTGTAGGAAATTTGCCatataa taTTACTAACGAAGAACTTAAAAAACACTTCTTAACTAAGGTCAGTGAAGTAGTCGATATTAGGATACCTAGGAAAGATGCAAACACAGCACGTGGATTCGCTTATGTTGAGCTGGCCAGTAATACAGATTATGAG AAAGCACTTTCATTAAATCATTCATTTGTTGATGGAAGAAGGATAAATGTGCAATATTCTGGACCTGACAGGAAAACAGCTGTTGCAAAGAACTTTAAATTACATGCTCTGCAAAAGGCAGGAAAATTTGCAGGTGGAAGGAACAGATATAATCAGAAATATGCAAATAACAAGGGAAAGCAAAATATGCGAACGGTGAAAACATAA
- the LOC117156841 gene encoding uncharacterized protein LOC117156841 isoform X1 yields the protein MSAVYPILPKLVERDGFDDEDLTDIDDEVFIRDGKNGFKLDDDLGVKQPLMAPRRRRKRSYNFATYGLLNRTGFGLMGLIILLGLIILCIYAINIIPGRMSILKTWLSRDLKDSLHESNEIPCTSLASKILWTRSFPKLTSESPIRSNDVNGDGVEDIIIGFSTGLDMMDISEYICAFYFDGQVPCFGGVLALNGKTGDTLWVHWTTHAIFSVDCGIDLTNDKIKDCIICGRGGILHAVNGYNGASIWKTPVRDLSVSEEWKLSDIYDAKFIADVDGDDIGDIIASHTIQSREIHSSEILMISGINGNIIHSSVLPDTEQLFLAPQKLVHPDGENIFVVVTSSKKQSGGLYVISQANLMYNNLKLQKLHHNTGKGTLLPPILVDVTLDGIEDIVAAMFNSTIIVYNGLTFEPIWNYTVPNSEIISIPIPGYYNDDNIPDFMVKHQIGSGFPTYYYTVATIIDGKTGKSLLEKPIEDSLSREMSGLSVTVEGFGNDWFLYWSVDCLNYEGIKENYQFLRSEDFISESRADVCKLRFNSTLITNLYALSQHVGPPGISLYFSEDWKSLEYNNSMNVRIELPENTPFVSERSPKIYEDKNKKDSSKQEQEDSHETYEQYTQQKKFTPIGRQNNVLKNENEWTQNIIQASKDFDLLYDENNKINIQREQPIDYQQEDEVREQRSDNNLKFTNQFDKRINNSMRKNMMRNDETDITNSKTSTHETSHNLDIENNASDGETKILSKRTINLLHYDANKTKETTDQTFIDVETYTRQIFNVALKEEEEEEAVAIKKIPKQRSLEGQNKKKDTGIDLKLKLEYKSGSKLKKQKKKRDIKANNQMYSVHGIQKQPPTGILLPSILKTEGISSIDLVFSTFWLPSSEASVILVQEDFNCIHWKTLLSEKNFQYKQNDDIIKECLGERGINYKANLETSNKKDLKISLGQMTIYRMKLECMCPEDMLPNQSCKNISLHQNWPEYLGSDGNGYFKSFYKTNF from the exons ATGTCTGCTGTTTATCCAATTTTACCTAAATTGGTTGAACGAGATGGTTTTGATGATGAAGATTTAACAGATATTGATGATGAGGTATTCATTAGAGATGGAAAAAATGGCTTCAAATTAGATGATGATTTAGGAGTTAAACAGCCTTTAATGGCACCTCGTAGAAGACGTAAAAGGTCATATAATTTTGCGACATATGGATTATTAAATAGGACTGGCTTTGGTCTTATGGGATTAATAATATTGTTAGGCTTAATTATATTATGCATATATGCCATAAATATAATTCCTGGACGAATGTCAATCTTGAAAACTTGGTTATCACGTGATCTTAAAGATTCATTACATGAATCTAACGAAATACCATGCACATCTCTTGCATCAAAGATTTTATGGACTAGATCATTTCCAAAATTAACATCTGAATCACCGATAAGAAGCAATGATGTTAATGGTGATGGAGTTGAAGATATTATTATTGGATTTAGTACAG GACTGGATATGATGGACATTTCAGAATATATTTGTGCATTCTACTTTGATGGACAAGTTCCATGTTTTGGCGGAGTTCTAGCTTTAAATGGAAAAACAGGAGATACCCTTTGGGTACATTGGACGACTCATGCTATTTTTTCAGTTGATTGTGGTATAGACTTAACAAATGACAAAATTAAAGATTGTATTATATGTGGTCGAGGTGGAATACTTCATGCAGTTAATGGCTATAATGGAGCTAGTATATGGAAAACACCAGTTCGAGATTTATCAGTTTCAGAAGAATGGAAACTCTCAGATATCTATGATGCTAAATTTATTGCTGATGTTGATGGAGATGACATTGGAGATATTATTGCATCACACACTATACAATCAAGAGAAATTCATTCAAGTGAAATTCTTATGATATCAGGAATCAATGGAAATATTATACACAGTTCAGTTTTACCAGATACAGAGCAATTGTTTTTAGCACCTCAGAAATTAGTCCATCCAGatggagaaaatatttttgtcgTTGTTACTAGTAGTAAAAAACAATCGGGTGGATTGTACGTAATTTCTCAAGCGAATTTAATGTATAATAACTTG AAACTACAAAAACTTCACCATAACACAGGAAAAGGAACTTTGCTACCTCCAATTTTGGTAGATGTAACATTAGATGGAATTGAAGATATTGTTGCTGCTATGTTTAACTCTACAATAATAGTTTATAATGGATTAACTTTTGAACCTATTTGGAATTATACAGTACCTAATTCTGAAATAATAAGTATACCGATTCCTGGTTACTATAATGATGATAATATTCCAGACTTTATGGTAAAACATCAGATAGGTTCGGGTTTTCCAACATATTACTACACAGTTGCAACAATCATAGATGGAAAAACTGGCAAATCTTTATTAGAAAAACCAATAGAAGATAGTTTAAGTAGAGAAATGTCTGGCCTATCTGTTACCGTTGAAGGATTTGGGAATGATTGGTTTTTATATTGGTCAGTTGATTGTCTAAACTATGAAggaattaaagaaaattatcaGTTCTTAAGAAGTGAAGATTTTATATCTGAATCACGCGCTGATGTTTGTAAACTACGGTTTAACTCTACtttaattacaaatttatatgctTTAAGCCAACATGTTGGACCACctggtatatcattatatttttctgaagACTGGAAGTCATtagaatataataattctatgaaTGTTAGAATAGAATTACCTGAAAATACACCTTTTGTATCTGAACGATCGCCAAAAATAtatgaagataaaaataaaaaagatagttCCAAACAAGAACAGGAAGATTCTCATGAAACTTACGAACAATACACACAACAGAAAAAATTTACTCCTATTGGTAGACAAAATAATGTTTTGAAAAATGAGAATGAATGGACTCAGAATATTATACAAGCAAGTAAAGATTTTGATTTGTTATATgatgagaataataaaattaacataCAAAGAGAACAGCCAATAGATTACCAACAAGAAGATGAAGTACGAGAACAAAGAAGCGACAATAATCTCAAATTTACTAATCAATTTGATAAGAGAATAAAtaattctatgcgaaaaaatatGATGCGTAATGATGAAACGGACATTACGAATAGTAAGACAAGTACACATGAAACCTCTCATAACTTAGACATTGAAAACAATGCAAGTGATGgagaaactaaaatattaagtaAAAGAACAATTAATTTGTTGCAttatgacgcaaataaaacaaaagaaacaacTGATCAAACTTTTATA gaTGTAGAAACCTACACTCGTCAGATTTTTAATGTTGCactaaaagaagaagaagaagaagaagctgtTGCTATAAAAAAAATTCCTAAACAAAGATCATTGGAAGGTCAGAATAAGAAAAAGGATACTGGCAtagatttaaaattaaaattagaatataaatctggatcaaaattaaaaaaacaaaaaaaaaagcggGATATAAAAGCTAACAATCAAATGTATTCAGTACATGGTATACAAAAACAACCACCAACTGGAATATTATTACCATCTATTTTAAAAACAGAAGGAATAAGTTCTATTGATTTAGTATTCTCTACATTTTGGTTACCGTCTTCTGAGGCATCTGTAATATTAGTTCAAGAAGATTTTAATTGTATTCATTGGAAAACATTGCTTTCCGAAAAAAATTTTCAGTATAAACAAAATGATGATATTATTAAAGAATGTTTAGGTGAACGAGGTATCAATTATAAAGCAAATCTGGAAACGAGCAACAAAAAAGATTTAAAGATTTCCCTGGGACAAATGACAATATATAGGATGAAATTAGAATGTATGTGTCCAGAAGATATGTTACCCAATCAAAGTTGCAAAAATATATCTTTGCATCAGAATTGGCCTGAATATTTAGGTTCAGATGGAAATGgatattttaaatcattttataaaacaaatttttaa
- the LOC117156841 gene encoding uncharacterized protein LOC117156841 isoform X2 produces MMDISEYICAFYFDGQVPCFGGVLALNGKTGDTLWVHWTTHAIFSVDCGIDLTNDKIKDCIICGRGGILHAVNGYNGASIWKTPVRDLSVSEEWKLSDIYDAKFIADVDGDDIGDIIASHTIQSREIHSSEILMISGINGNIIHSSVLPDTEQLFLAPQKLVHPDGENIFVVVTSSKKQSGGLYVISQANLMYNNLKLQKLHHNTGKGTLLPPILVDVTLDGIEDIVAAMFNSTIIVYNGLTFEPIWNYTVPNSEIISIPIPGYYNDDNIPDFMVKHQIGSGFPTYYYTVATIIDGKTGKSLLEKPIEDSLSREMSGLSVTVEGFGNDWFLYWSVDCLNYEGIKENYQFLRSEDFISESRADVCKLRFNSTLITNLYALSQHVGPPGISLYFSEDWKSLEYNNSMNVRIELPENTPFVSERSPKIYEDKNKKDSSKQEQEDSHETYEQYTQQKKFTPIGRQNNVLKNENEWTQNIIQASKDFDLLYDENNKINIQREQPIDYQQEDEVREQRSDNNLKFTNQFDKRINNSMRKNMMRNDETDITNSKTSTHETSHNLDIENNASDGETKILSKRTINLLHYDANKTKETTDQTFIDVETYTRQIFNVALKEEEEEEAVAIKKIPKQRSLEGQNKKKDTGIDLKLKLEYKSGSKLKKQKKKRDIKANNQMYSVHGIQKQPPTGILLPSILKTEGISSIDLVFSTFWLPSSEASVILVQEDFNCIHWKTLLSEKNFQYKQNDDIIKECLGERGINYKANLETSNKKDLKISLGQMTIYRMKLECMCPEDMLPNQSCKNISLHQNWPEYLGSDGNGYFKSFYKTNF; encoded by the exons ATGATGGACATTTCAGAATATATTTGTGCATTCTACTTTGATGGACAAGTTCCATGTTTTGGCGGAGTTCTAGCTTTAAATGGAAAAACAGGAGATACCCTTTGGGTACATTGGACGACTCATGCTATTTTTTCAGTTGATTGTGGTATAGACTTAACAAATGACAAAATTAAAGATTGTATTATATGTGGTCGAGGTGGAATACTTCATGCAGTTAATGGCTATAATGGAGCTAGTATATGGAAAACACCAGTTCGAGATTTATCAGTTTCAGAAGAATGGAAACTCTCAGATATCTATGATGCTAAATTTATTGCTGATGTTGATGGAGATGACATTGGAGATATTATTGCATCACACACTATACAATCAAGAGAAATTCATTCAAGTGAAATTCTTATGATATCAGGAATCAATGGAAATATTATACACAGTTCAGTTTTACCAGATACAGAGCAATTGTTTTTAGCACCTCAGAAATTAGTCCATCCAGatggagaaaatatttttgtcgTTGTTACTAGTAGTAAAAAACAATCGGGTGGATTGTACGTAATTTCTCAAGCGAATTTAATGTATAATAACTTG AAACTACAAAAACTTCACCATAACACAGGAAAAGGAACTTTGCTACCTCCAATTTTGGTAGATGTAACATTAGATGGAATTGAAGATATTGTTGCTGCTATGTTTAACTCTACAATAATAGTTTATAATGGATTAACTTTTGAACCTATTTGGAATTATACAGTACCTAATTCTGAAATAATAAGTATACCGATTCCTGGTTACTATAATGATGATAATATTCCAGACTTTATGGTAAAACATCAGATAGGTTCGGGTTTTCCAACATATTACTACACAGTTGCAACAATCATAGATGGAAAAACTGGCAAATCTTTATTAGAAAAACCAATAGAAGATAGTTTAAGTAGAGAAATGTCTGGCCTATCTGTTACCGTTGAAGGATTTGGGAATGATTGGTTTTTATATTGGTCAGTTGATTGTCTAAACTATGAAggaattaaagaaaattatcaGTTCTTAAGAAGTGAAGATTTTATATCTGAATCACGCGCTGATGTTTGTAAACTACGGTTTAACTCTACtttaattacaaatttatatgctTTAAGCCAACATGTTGGACCACctggtatatcattatatttttctgaagACTGGAAGTCATtagaatataataattctatgaaTGTTAGAATAGAATTACCTGAAAATACACCTTTTGTATCTGAACGATCGCCAAAAATAtatgaagataaaaataaaaaagatagttCCAAACAAGAACAGGAAGATTCTCATGAAACTTACGAACAATACACACAACAGAAAAAATTTACTCCTATTGGTAGACAAAATAATGTTTTGAAAAATGAGAATGAATGGACTCAGAATATTATACAAGCAAGTAAAGATTTTGATTTGTTATATgatgagaataataaaattaacataCAAAGAGAACAGCCAATAGATTACCAACAAGAAGATGAAGTACGAGAACAAAGAAGCGACAATAATCTCAAATTTACTAATCAATTTGATAAGAGAATAAAtaattctatgcgaaaaaatatGATGCGTAATGATGAAACGGACATTACGAATAGTAAGACAAGTACACATGAAACCTCTCATAACTTAGACATTGAAAACAATGCAAGTGATGgagaaactaaaatattaagtaAAAGAACAATTAATTTGTTGCAttatgacgcaaataaaacaaaagaaacaacTGATCAAACTTTTATA gaTGTAGAAACCTACACTCGTCAGATTTTTAATGTTGCactaaaagaagaagaagaagaagaagctgtTGCTATAAAAAAAATTCCTAAACAAAGATCATTGGAAGGTCAGAATAAGAAAAAGGATACTGGCAtagatttaaaattaaaattagaatataaatctggatcaaaattaaaaaaacaaaaaaaaaagcggGATATAAAAGCTAACAATCAAATGTATTCAGTACATGGTATACAAAAACAACCACCAACTGGAATATTATTACCATCTATTTTAAAAACAGAAGGAATAAGTTCTATTGATTTAGTATTCTCTACATTTTGGTTACCGTCTTCTGAGGCATCTGTAATATTAGTTCAAGAAGATTTTAATTGTATTCATTGGAAAACATTGCTTTCCGAAAAAAATTTTCAGTATAAACAAAATGATGATATTATTAAAGAATGTTTAGGTGAACGAGGTATCAATTATAAAGCAAATCTGGAAACGAGCAACAAAAAAGATTTAAAGATTTCCCTGGGACAAATGACAATATATAGGATGAAATTAGAATGTATGTGTCCAGAAGATATGTTACCCAATCAAAGTTGCAAAAATATATCTTTGCATCAGAATTGGCCTGAATATTTAGGTTCAGATGGAAATGgatattttaaatcattttataaaacaaatttttaa